In Desulfosudis oleivorans Hxd3, the DNA window CGCCGCCTTCCAGAGAAGAACGATCCGGTCCGCCTTGATGCCCCCGGATGTGGACCCGGAACAGGCACACTGCAAGGTGAAAAACAGGATGGCCAGCTGGGCGAACGGGGGCCACACGCTGCTGTCGGCATTGGCAAACCCGGTGGAGGTGCCGATGGAAACCACCTGGAAGGCGGCGTAGCGTAAGGCGTCGACCCACTGTCCATAGACGGGGCCGTGGATGTTGATGGTAACCAGCACCACACCCACCAGGATGGCGATCATGTAGTACCGGAAAACCGTGGATTGAAAAAGGTCTTTGGGGTTGCCGGTCACCGCCTGATAGAGCAGGCCGAAATGGACGCCGGACAGCACCATGAACAGAATGATCGTTGTCTCCATTCCCGGGCTGGCAAAATGGGCGATGCTGGCATTTTTTGTGGAAAACCCGCCGGTGGCAATGGTGGAAAAGGCGTGGGTTACGGCGTCAAACAGGCTCATGCCTTCAATCATCAGCAGAAGGGTTTCCGCGGCGGTGAGCCCGATATAGACGTAGAGCAGTATGGTCAGGGTCTTTTTGGTACGGTAGTGAAAGCTCTCCTTGACCAGAGGCGACACTTCGCTGCGGTAAAGGACCATGGAGGCGGCCCCCATGGAGGGTATCACCGCCAGGACAAAGATGATGATGCCCACACCGCCCATCCAGTGGGTGGCGGCCCGCCAGAACAGCAGGCCCGGCGCCAGACCCTCGACATTGGCAAGAATGGTGGCGCCGGTGGTGGTGAACCCGGACACGCTTTCAAACCATGCGTTGGTAAAGGTAAATCCGCCGCCCCACAGCAGGTAGGGCAATGTGCCTACCAGGCACGACGCCAGCCAGCTGCACACCACGATAAAAAGCCCTTCCCGGTTGGAGATGTCCGTGGTGGCGGGCACAAACAACAGGGGAAAGAGCCCGAAAAGGGCGCAGACAACGGTGGAAAACAGCAGCGGGGAAAGGGCGCTGTCGCCGCCGGCCAGGGAGAAAAGCGCCGATATCAGCAGAAAGGTGGCATTGAACAGCAGCACAAAACCGACATATCGCAGAATAACCTGGGCTCTCATGATGCTGTGCCGTTTTTATGGGGGTGAATGGTCAATTCCCGGATCGCCTCGGTGAGCTTGAACAATTCGTCCCGGCCTTCGGCCCGTACCGCCAGGGGCTCGCCGTGATACATGAAGGCCTTGACCGAGTCGGTGAGCCGGCGAATGGGGGCGATGACATACAGGTTGATGAAAAAATTAAAAATCAGGGCAAAGGCCAGGGCCGATGCAATGGCGATGATGCCGGGCATGA includes these proteins:
- a CDS encoding TrkH family potassium uptake protein, translated to MRAQVILRYVGFVLLFNATFLLISALFSLAGGDSALSPLLFSTVVCALFGLFPLLFVPATTDISNREGLFIVVCSWLASCLVGTLPYLLWGGGFTFTNAWFESVSGFTTTGATILANVEGLAPGLLFWRAATHWMGGVGIIIFVLAVIPSMGAASMVLYRSEVSPLVKESFHYRTKKTLTILLYVYIGLTAAETLLLMIEGMSLFDAVTHAFSTIATGGFSTKNASIAHFASPGMETTIILFMVLSGVHFGLLYQAVTGNPKDLFQSTVFRYYMIAILVGVVLVTINIHGPVYGQWVDALRYAAFQVVSIGTSTGFANADSSVWPPFAQLAILFFTLQCACSGSTSGGIKADRIVLLWKAAARRLVRLRHPKSVVVVKVNQAAVDDEVVETALTYILIYLGVLLVSTLAITGFGVDIMTAFSGAAAAMGNVGPGFGTVGSMGNYSHLPDLVKWILTADMLVGRLEIFGLILFVTIHRWR